From the Candidatus Saccharimonadaceae bacterium ML1 genome, one window contains:
- a CDS encoding Deoxycytidine triphosphate deaminase gives MQESTAIYSDIEIKKALASGHIVCDPAPARINGSSIDVTLGYYFYYAGGAKNGDALFNPFDQADVKRYFGAYNIAKPWRDARKRLTSSIANIAEITNISANHPVIVLRPNERILAHTHEFIGILPPGTTSMQARSTTGRIGISACYCAGWGDPGYINRWTMEIHNLNEREHIVLPVGYRIAQIVFSATGPVETEYSRASGNYQSAPSADLAVIKAAWRPDMLLPRAYASPVKLPRVVEGLAEGLL, from the coding sequence GTGCAGGAATCAACGGCTATTTATAGCGACATTGAGATAAAAAAAGCGCTTGCGAGCGGGCATATTGTGTGCGATCCGGCACCCGCGCGAATCAATGGCTCAAGTATTGACGTGACGCTTGGCTATTATTTTTACTACGCTGGCGGCGCCAAAAACGGCGATGCGCTGTTCAACCCGTTCGACCAGGCGGACGTTAAGCGGTATTTTGGCGCGTACAACATCGCGAAACCATGGCGCGACGCGCGGAAACGTTTGACGAGCTCAATTGCGAACATCGCAGAGATTACTAACATTTCCGCCAACCACCCCGTTATCGTTTTGCGGCCGAATGAACGGATTCTCGCGCATACGCATGAATTTATCGGTATTTTGCCGCCTGGCACAACCAGTATGCAGGCGCGCAGCACTACAGGGCGCATTGGCATATCGGCGTGCTATTGCGCAGGGTGGGGCGATCCAGGCTATATCAACCGTTGGACGATGGAAATCCACAATTTGAATGAGCGCGAGCATATTGTATTGCCCGTTGGCTATCGTATTGCGCAAATTGTCTTCAGCGCTACTGGTCCGGTTGAGACAGAATATTCGCGCGCTTCGGGCAACTATCAATCTGCGCCAAGCGCCGACCTTGCTGTCATCAAAGCTGCTTGGCGCCCTGATATGTTGCTGCCGCGCGCTTACGCATCGCCCGTTAAGTTGCCGCGGGTAGTTGAGGGGCTCGCTGAAGGATTACTATAA
- a CDS encoding dihydrofolate reductase, translating to MEKCIVVAYDRNRGIGARGDLPWGRALPADLKHFRALTIGKSVIMGRATFESIGQALPQRENIVVTHRTLDAAGITAVDSLARAYRIAQHQPCVIGGASIYEQALADCDVIYATEVDHSFTGIDRYFPPLDDSWYEYERQSFPADDANRYAYSFVTYKRA from the coding sequence ATGGAAAAATGTATTGTCGTGGCGTACGATAGAAACCGTGGTATCGGCGCACGCGGTGATTTGCCGTGGGGGCGTGCACTACCGGCTGATTTGAAACATTTTCGCGCACTGACAATAGGCAAATCAGTCATCATGGGGCGCGCAACGTTTGAGTCGATTGGACAAGCGCTGCCGCAGCGTGAAAATATCGTAGTAACACACCGAACGCTTGACGCAGCAGGCATTACAGCAGTCGACAGCCTAGCGCGAGCATACAGAATCGCGCAGCATCAGCCGTGTGTAATCGGCGGCGCGAGTATCTATGAGCAAGCACTGGCGGACTGTGACGTTATTTATGCAACTGAAGTTGATCATTCGTTTACTGGCATCGACCGTTACTTTCCGCCGCTTGACGACAGCTGGTATGAGTACGAACGCCAATCGTTTCCGGCAGACGATGCGAATCGGTACGCGTATAGTTTCGTGACGTATAAGCGTGCGTAG
- a CDS encoding thymidylate synthase, which translates to MRTQEHAYLDLLRDVRDNGESKDDRTGTGTRSVFGRQIRFDLSSGEFPALTTKRLYFDTCKRELLWFLSGDRNLEALARQNVHIWDSWPYRHYVEATEGRQVSPEETSTPEWRNGMKAFVGRIATDHAFAEQWGDLGPVYGYQWRHWPDGKGGEIDQIQRAVDTIKTNPASRRNIVSAWNAADIDEMAVAGLPPCHTMFQFNVRGDRLDCQLYQRSADMFLGVPFNIASYALLLCMMAHVTELKPGEFIHTFGDAHIYNNHITQVDEQLSREPLPLPGLWLNPEVNNIFEFAPDDIKLVDYQHYPSIKAPVAV; encoded by the coding sequence ATGAGAACGCAAGAACATGCATATCTTGATTTGCTGCGCGATGTGCGTGATAACGGCGAGAGTAAGGATGACCGCACCGGTACAGGTACGCGCAGCGTGTTTGGGCGGCAGATACGGTTCGATCTGTCGAGCGGCGAGTTTCCCGCACTCACAACGAAACGGCTCTATTTTGACACTTGCAAGCGCGAGTTGTTATGGTTTTTAAGCGGCGACCGCAATCTAGAAGCGCTCGCACGGCAGAATGTACACATTTGGGACAGCTGGCCGTACCGGCATTACGTAGAGGCGACAGAGGGGCGCCAGGTGTCTCCAGAAGAAACGTCTACACCGGAGTGGCGTAACGGTATGAAAGCGTTTGTCGGACGCATTGCGACAGACCACGCTTTTGCTGAGCAATGGGGCGATTTAGGTCCGGTTTACGGCTATCAATGGCGGCATTGGCCAGATGGAAAGGGCGGCGAAATTGACCAAATCCAGCGCGCTGTCGACACGATCAAAACGAACCCGGCTAGCCGGCGCAACATTGTGAGCGCGTGGAATGCCGCCGATATTGACGAGATGGCAGTAGCGGGGCTGCCGCCATGCCATACGATGTTCCAGTTTAACGTGCGCGGCGATCGCCTAGATTGCCAATTGTACCAGCGCAGCGCCGACATGTTTTTGGGCGTGCCGTTCAACATCGCTAGCTATGCGCTATTGCTCTGCATGATGGCGCATGTCACCGAACTCAAACCGGGCGAGTTCATCCATACATTCGGCGACGCGCATATCTATAATAATCACATTACGCAGGTTGATGAACAACTTAGCCGCGAACCGCTGCCGCTGCCGGGGCTATGGTTGAATCCAGAGGTCAATAATATCTTTGAGTTTGCGCCGGACGACATTAAGCTTGTCGACTATCAGCATTATCCGAGCATCAAAGCGCCAGTAGCAGTGTAA